Proteins co-encoded in one Girardinichthys multiradiatus isolate DD_20200921_A chromosome 11, DD_fGirMul_XY1, whole genome shotgun sequence genomic window:
- the LOC124875925 gene encoding forkhead box protein O1-A-like: MAEAPQPQVQPVDTDPDFEPLTRPRSCTWPLPRPDLVDPAGSNTSSPAPSVQQESGGNAEFVSNLGLLEENFKEYAEEKPHCNVFHHHHHHHHHQLQQQQLPCPQLPPQQQVSPSGVPSLGASGQRKISSSRRNAWGNMSYADLITKAIDSSPEKRLTLSQIYDWMVKSVPYFKDKGDSNSSAGWKNSIRHNLSLHSRFVRLQNEGTGKSSWWMLNPEGGKNGKSPRRRAVSMDNNNKFVKSRGRATKKKMSLQEAIEGEGSSPGSQYSNWLGSPNSHNNEDFEAWSSFRTRTSSDASTLSGRRSPFPLEQEDLVEADGHMLFPAASGTKITSALPSLSEVSGSMCQHGSERVMESLLDNLHLLSPKAPQLGSDSPHSSNTARLQCTSYSSSGLSQDFNKSMYSQVRLNSLSPVPMQTLPENKPGFGVYENQYISPAGLLKELLTADAGTSRDIVPCSDRRMSDTGRVSGLMSAYSSHNHIGGHTGIKMIIPPQSHTGLHVNPQTIQSHGPAPSRDLNTCNMIPLTSLTSLSGAPQRLNRLRTCMQPPQGHPAHTNDFSASYTNSYMELNSVQPHSHHQERLPSDLDNMSIEKLECDLETVLHDTLMDGGALDFNFDPAAGPHGFPQRVKNTTHSWVSG, encoded by the exons ATGGCTGAGGCACCCCAACCACAGGTACAGCCTGTCGATACTGACCCGGACTTTGAGCCCCTCACCCGCCCGCGGTCCTGCACCTGGCCGCTACCCCGGCCGGATCTCGTCGACCCCGCCGGGTCCAACACATCCTCCCCGGCGCCGTCAGTGCAGCAGGAGTCGGGAGGAAACGCAGAGTTTGTCAGCAACCTCGGCTTGCTGGAAGAGAACTTTAAAGAATACGCCGAGGAGAAACCCCATTGCAATGTTTTTCATCAtcaccaccatcatcatcatcatcaactccagcagcagcagctgccatGTCCGCAGCTGCCGCCTCAGCAACAGGTGTCTCCTTCAGGGGTCCCATCCTTGGGCGCTTCCGGCCAGAGGAAGATCAGCTCGTCCCGTCGCAACGCCTGGGGCAACATGTCCTACGCGGACCTCATCACCAAAGCGATTGACAGCTCACCTGAGAAGAGGCTGACCCTGTCCCAGATTTACGACTGGATGGTCAAAAGTGTGCCCTACTTCAAGGATAAGGGAGACAGCAACAGCTCTGCGGGCTGGAAG AACTCCATCAGGCACAACCTGTCCCTGCACAGCCGCTTCGTGCGCTTACAGAACGAGGGGACAGGAAAAAGCTCCTGGTGGATGCTTAATCCCGAAGGAGGAAAGAATGGAAAGTCACCTCGACGCAGAGCTGTCTCCATGGACAACAACAACAAGTTTGTCAAGAGCAGAGGAAGAGCCACTAAGAAAAAG ATGTCTTTACAGGAAGCCATCGAGGGGGAAGGAAGCAGCCCTGGCTCTCAGTACTCTAACTGGCTGGGAAGCCCAAACTCCCACAACAATGAGGACTTTGAAGCCTGGAGCTCCTTCAGAACACGTACCAGCTCCGACGCCAGCACTCTAAGTGGACGCCGTTCACCATTCCCTTTGGAGCAGGAGGATCTTGTGGAGGCTGACGGACACATGTTGTTTCCCGCAGCGTCCGGGACCAAGATAACCTCCGCCCTTCCCAGCCTGTCAGAGGTGTCTGGATCCATGTGCCAGCATGGGTCAGAGCGGGTCATGGAGAGTTTGCTGGATAACCTCCACCTGCTGTCTCCCAAAGCCCCCCAGCTAGGCTCGGACTCTCCACATTCCTCAAACACTGCCAGGCTTCAGTGCACCTCATATAGCTCTTCTGGCTTGAGCCAGGACTTCAATAAGTCAATGTACAGCCAGGTTAGGCTGAACTCCCTGTCCCCTGTTCCCATGCAAACACTTCCAGAGAACAAGCCTGGCTTCGGAGTTTATGAGAACCAGTATATCTCTCCAGCAGGGCTCCTCAAAGAGCTACTGACCGCTGATGCAGGCACCAGTAGGGACATAGTGCCTTGCAGTGACAGAAGAATGTCTGACACTGGCAGGGTAAGTGGTCTCATGTCCGCTTACAGCAGTCACAACCACATAGGGGGTCATACTGGTATTAAAATGATAATCCCCCCTCAGAGTCACACAGGACTACATGTAAACCCACAAACTATACAAAGCCATGGTCCTGCTCCCTCAAGAGACTTGAATACTTGTAATATGATACCCCTGACTAGTCTGACTAGTCTCTCAGGGGCCCCTCAACGACTGAACAGGCTGAGGACATGTATGCAGCCTCCTCAAGGACATCCAGCACACACTAATGACTTTTCAGCAAGCTACACCAACAGCTACATGGAACTAAACTCAGTTCAACCTCACAGCCATCATCAGGAACGGTTGCCAAGTGACCTAGACAACATGTCCATCGAGAAGTTGGAATGTGACCTGGAGACGGTCCTCCATGACACCCTGATGGACGGTGGGGCTCTAGACTTCAATTTTGACCCCGCAGCTGGACCTCATGGGTTTCCCCAGAGGGTAAAGAACACCACGCACAGCTGGGTGTCAGGTTAG